The following proteins are co-located in the Myxococcus guangdongensis genome:
- a CDS encoding type 1 glutamine amidotransferase domain-containing protein, with amino-acid sequence MNVFRGSRAGLVLVTLMSVVGCWGCASSPTRSVVFPAEPLAPAEVRAPGAVLMVLSAASEQKLADGSVRQTGVFLNEFYEPYQALVEGGYQVVLATPGGRVPSFDPEGMNPKYWKEHPEALDAAKAMVSRLEAPVSISDVRARAEEFQALLVPGGQGVMVDLLHDADLHGLLVDFGATGRPVGLVCHAPALLSRLPPGASPFAGRRVTSVSGFEEWYIETFVMGARAEVRGIGDQLDDAGYLHETAFPGRSRAVRDCNLVTSQNPFSGTDFNSSFLAALGDWRNGGRCAQESGGEQKATR; translated from the coding sequence ATGAATGTGTTTCGTGGGTCGCGCGCGGGGCTCGTGCTCGTCACGCTGATGAGCGTCGTGGGATGTTGGGGTTGTGCTTCATCTCCGACCCGGAGCGTGGTCTTCCCCGCCGAGCCACTCGCTCCGGCGGAGGTCCGCGCTCCGGGTGCTGTCTTGATGGTCCTCTCGGCGGCCTCCGAGCAGAAGCTCGCGGATGGGAGTGTTCGGCAGACGGGGGTCTTCCTGAACGAGTTCTACGAGCCCTACCAGGCGCTCGTTGAGGGGGGATACCAGGTCGTGCTCGCGACGCCCGGTGGACGTGTGCCTTCGTTCGACCCGGAGGGGATGAATCCGAAGTATTGGAAGGAACACCCCGAGGCGCTCGATGCCGCCAAGGCGATGGTGTCGCGACTGGAGGCGCCGGTCTCCATCTCCGACGTCCGGGCCCGGGCGGAGGAGTTCCAGGCGCTCCTCGTGCCAGGAGGGCAGGGCGTGATGGTGGACCTGCTCCACGATGCGGATTTGCACGGGCTGCTGGTCGACTTCGGCGCAACGGGTCGGCCCGTGGGGCTGGTCTGCCATGCCCCGGCACTGCTCTCACGCTTGCCTCCGGGCGCGAGTCCCTTCGCGGGCCGACGCGTCACCTCGGTGTCGGGGTTCGAGGAGTGGTACATCGAGACCTTCGTCATGGGGGCTCGCGCGGAGGTTCGCGGGATTGGCGACCAGCTCGACGACGCGGGCTATCTCCACGAGACGGCGTTTCCGGGCCGCTCGCGGGCCGTGCGCGATTGCAACCTGGTGACGAGCCAGAACCCGTTCTCCGGAACGGACTTCAATTCGAGCTTCCTGGCGGCGCTCGGTGATTGGCGCAACGGGGGCCGTTGTGCGCAAGAATCCGGCGGGGAGCAGAAAGCCACCCGCTGA
- a CDS encoding DUF418 domain-containing protein: MTPAPSSATPADARPVDSGERLALLDTLRGFALCGVFISNTFMWFSGRAFLPKEQLEAQFTQGSLIDRIIMPAFGILVGGRFITIFSFLFGLGFAVQMGRADARGTDITRLYLRRLVVMLALGLSHLYLIWYGDILSNYALLGFWLLLFRKRDERTVLGWALALLVVGPLLTTFVLKLPQLLADTPEAATALAKAQSERSAALKVALFPSFTDGSWWDVVKAGATFHRVEFLHIMVLHSVGLLGRFLLGFYAGRRRLFHDAASHLPLFRRLLYAALAMGVVGGGVGAVVQQLVLRKILDPDALPAWLPFAMAPIRTMGELGFAATYVLSITLLFQRAFFQRVLSVLAPVGRMALTNYLSQSVISVLVFYGYGLGLFGKLSPSMSILYCLGVFSVQIVFSHVWLSRFRFGPMEWVWRSLTYGKAQPMRKITGAAGAAVAA; the protein is encoded by the coding sequence ATGACCCCTGCTCCTTCGTCGGCCACCCCCGCCGACGCCCGCCCGGTAGACTCAGGCGAGCGACTGGCGTTGCTCGACACGCTGCGAGGCTTCGCGCTCTGCGGCGTGTTCATCTCCAATACCTTCATGTGGTTCAGCGGCCGCGCGTTCCTCCCCAAGGAGCAGCTCGAGGCGCAATTCACGCAAGGCTCGCTCATCGACCGCATCATCATGCCGGCGTTCGGCATCCTGGTGGGCGGCCGGTTCATCACCATCTTCTCGTTCCTGTTCGGCCTGGGCTTCGCGGTGCAGATGGGGCGCGCGGACGCTCGGGGAACGGACATCACCCGGCTCTACCTCCGCCGGCTCGTGGTGATGCTGGCGCTGGGCCTCAGCCACCTGTACCTCATCTGGTACGGAGACATCCTGAGCAACTACGCGCTGCTCGGCTTCTGGCTGTTGTTGTTCCGGAAGCGGGATGAGCGCACGGTCCTGGGATGGGCGCTGGCGCTGCTGGTGGTGGGGCCCCTGCTCACCACCTTCGTCCTCAAGCTCCCACAGCTGCTCGCCGACACCCCCGAGGCCGCCACCGCGCTGGCGAAGGCCCAGAGCGAACGTTCGGCGGCGTTGAAGGTCGCCCTGTTCCCCAGCTTCACGGACGGGAGCTGGTGGGATGTGGTCAAGGCGGGTGCGACGTTCCACCGCGTCGAGTTCCTGCACATCATGGTGCTCCACTCGGTGGGGCTCCTCGGCCGCTTCCTCCTGGGCTTCTATGCGGGCCGTCGGCGACTCTTCCATGACGCCGCGTCGCACCTGCCGCTCTTCCGCCGGTTGCTCTACGCGGCGCTGGCGATGGGAGTGGTGGGCGGAGGGGTGGGCGCCGTGGTGCAGCAGCTGGTGTTGCGGAAGATACTGGACCCGGACGCGCTGCCCGCGTGGCTGCCGTTCGCGATGGCCCCCATCCGGACGATGGGCGAGCTGGGCTTCGCGGCGACGTACGTGCTGTCCATCACCCTGCTCTTCCAGCGCGCATTCTTCCAGCGCGTCCTGTCGGTGCTGGCGCCCGTGGGCCGCATGGCCCTGACGAACTACCTGAGCCAGTCCGTCATCAGCGTGCTCGTGTTCTACGGCTACGGCCTGGGGCTGTTCGGGAAGCTGTCTCCCAGCATGTCCATCCTGTACTGCCTGGGCGTCTTCTCCGTGCAGATCGTCTTCAGCCACGTGTGGCTGTCGCGCTTCCGCTTCGGTCCCATGGAGTGGGTGTGGCGCTCGCTGACGTACGGCAAGGCCCAGCCGATGCGCAAAATCACCGGGGCCGCCGGCGCGGCGGTCGCTGCCTGA
- a CDS encoding LamG domain-containing protein, whose product MRPTYQYGAADVHFGQSIELGTSSPIDLSGSSSYSIGFWLNPRAPAYDGVLLQAGASCAIGLHGLFPTLELPGMSAPLRSEVELLPNQWQYLLFIFESQGSHQGTYTLWANGTPVLEGSISGLTTTNTLFSLGSTVDAQFINVAFWSTALPEGERFPTWDIPSPSISLAACYSFVDGSSNDVSGNHRNAATFLGGAQVVMVAPALRLLNTGVQPSPRDALTVVADGAPFSVQGWFNLDAPSPFQATSRTLFSCRDRDTGYGCSLGVQWNGGGFNLELKLDTAGGSSGWGNSIQLPPGSWHHLAATYSNSTVLIYLDGTHDLTIPCTLPVVANPVWLFGATYKPDIAGSIDNDLQGSLQAVALWSRAISANEVQQYMSQSPADAEGCVAYYAWSSILLTNQVTGNPPVLLNTAFPATVSTPPSESTPPPGTTYTQLAVEPPSARLEPAVRWSREEVPYPANSPLSPDQVEAIIAEYEPVLASVPGALKDRLRSLFRNNLYLGLSKGNGPGGMPVGAIAGKVEGAAYVFYHHTAKGPVECGRMELTVNTECIGWVVSVAATSLCLLLTVVGLGFSASRAVSALSKVVGESTPLLKAIGEAAKGATSGSTVIQVIKALYVAGTLGKVVGDMLTGNWVSIALNCASLILMVVGLFTSGGAYLAVVLAQLLINIAVLIAVIAQKPSNCC is encoded by the coding sequence ATGAGACCCACCTACCAGTATGGCGCCGCAGACGTTCACTTTGGACAGAGCATCGAACTCGGCACGTCGAGCCCCATCGACCTGAGCGGGAGCAGCTCCTACTCCATCGGGTTCTGGCTGAACCCACGCGCGCCCGCCTACGACGGGGTCCTGCTGCAAGCCGGCGCGTCCTGCGCCATCGGACTGCACGGCCTCTTCCCCACGCTCGAGCTCCCGGGGATGAGCGCGCCGCTGCGCTCGGAGGTCGAGCTGCTGCCGAACCAGTGGCAGTACCTCCTGTTCATCTTCGAGTCCCAGGGCTCCCACCAGGGCACGTACACCCTGTGGGCCAATGGCACACCGGTCCTCGAAGGTTCCATCAGCGGACTCACCACGACCAACACCTTGTTCAGCCTGGGCAGCACGGTGGACGCGCAGTTCATCAACGTCGCGTTCTGGTCCACGGCGCTGCCCGAGGGCGAGCGGTTCCCCACGTGGGACATCCCCTCGCCGAGCATCAGCCTCGCCGCGTGTTACAGCTTCGTCGACGGCTCGAGCAACGACGTCTCCGGCAACCACCGCAACGCGGCGACCTTCTTGGGCGGCGCCCAGGTCGTGATGGTCGCCCCCGCGCTGCGCCTGCTCAACACCGGAGTCCAACCCTCGCCGCGCGACGCGCTCACCGTGGTGGCGGACGGGGCCCCCTTCAGCGTGCAGGGCTGGTTCAACCTCGACGCGCCCTCCCCCTTCCAGGCGACGTCCCGGACCCTGTTCTCATGCAGGGACCGCGACACCGGTTACGGCTGCTCCCTGGGCGTGCAGTGGAATGGCGGAGGCTTCAACCTGGAACTCAAGCTGGATACCGCGGGAGGCTCCAGCGGCTGGGGGAACAGCATCCAATTGCCCCCGGGCTCCTGGCATCACCTGGCGGCCACGTACAGCAACTCCACGGTCCTCATCTACCTCGACGGCACGCATGATCTGACCATCCCGTGCACCCTGCCGGTGGTCGCGAACCCGGTGTGGCTGTTCGGCGCGACGTACAAGCCGGACATCGCGGGGTCCATCGACAACGACCTCCAGGGCTCCCTCCAGGCGGTCGCGCTCTGGTCCCGCGCCATCTCCGCCAACGAGGTCCAGCAGTACATGTCGCAATCCCCCGCGGACGCGGAGGGCTGCGTCGCGTACTACGCCTGGAGCAGCATCCTGCTCACCAACCAGGTGACAGGGAATCCGCCAGTGCTTCTCAACACGGCCTTCCCCGCCACGGTGAGCACCCCTCCGTCGGAGTCCACGCCTCCGCCAGGGACCACCTATACCCAGCTGGCCGTGGAGCCTCCGTCCGCGCGGCTCGAACCCGCGGTCCGCTGGTCCCGCGAGGAGGTGCCCTATCCCGCGAACAGCCCGCTCTCGCCCGACCAGGTCGAAGCCATCATCGCCGAGTACGAGCCGGTGCTCGCGTCGGTCCCCGGGGCGCTGAAGGACCGCCTGCGTTCGCTGTTCCGCAACAACCTCTACCTCGGCCTGTCGAAGGGCAACGGCCCCGGAGGCATGCCGGTGGGCGCCATCGCCGGCAAGGTGGAGGGCGCCGCGTATGTCTTCTACCACCACACCGCCAAGGGCCCCGTCGAGTGCGGACGGATGGAGTTGACCGTCAACACGGAGTGCATCGGCTGGGTCGTCTCGGTCGCCGCGACGTCCCTGTGCCTGCTCCTCACGGTCGTGGGCCTGGGCTTCTCCGCGAGCCGGGCAGTGTCCGCCTTGAGCAAGGTCGTCGGGGAGAGCACGCCCCTGCTCAAGGCCATCGGCGAGGCGGCCAAGGGCGCCACCAGCGGCAGCACCGTCATCCAGGTCATCAAGGCGCTCTACGTCGCGGGGACGCTGGGCAAGGTGGTGGGTGACATGCTGACGGGGAACTGGGTCTCCATCGCCCTCAACTGCGCGTCGCTCATCCTCATGGTCGTGGGCCTCTTCACGTCCGGAGGCGCCTACCTGGCCGTCGTGCTGGCGCAGCTGCTCATCAACATCGCCGTCCTCATCGCCGTCATCGCGCAGAAGCCGAGCAACTGCTGCTGA
- a CDS encoding LysR family transcriptional regulator: MDSLGSLQAFVQAAEARSFTLAGRQLGVSSSAIGKAVARLEERLGVRLFHRSTRTITLTPEGSLFLERCRRIFCEIEAAELELAQTQEAPRGKLRISMPLVGMLMMPTLSAFMRAYPDIELDLDFSDRLVDIIDEGFDGVVRAGDISDSRLMARVLGTFRLILVASPDYLARRGTPRKPEDLKQHACLHHRFATTGKLERWPFRKGRKEVELPTTVVASTIEPLIYMAEQGLGITCLPDFALRRQLAQGTLVKVLDSHLHHQGTFRMLWPSSRYLSPKLRVFVDFMAAHLFET; the protein is encoded by the coding sequence ATGGACAGTCTCGGCTCACTCCAGGCCTTCGTTCAGGCGGCGGAGGCGCGCAGCTTCACCCTCGCGGGGCGGCAGCTCGGGGTGTCGTCGTCGGCCATCGGCAAGGCGGTGGCGCGGCTGGAGGAGCGGCTCGGGGTGCGGCTCTTCCACCGCTCGACGCGCACCATCACCCTGACGCCGGAGGGCTCGCTCTTCCTCGAGCGCTGCCGGCGCATCTTCTGTGAAATCGAAGCCGCGGAGCTGGAGCTCGCGCAAACGCAGGAGGCGCCCCGCGGCAAGCTGCGCATCAGCATGCCCCTGGTCGGCATGTTGATGATGCCGACGCTGAGCGCGTTCATGCGCGCGTATCCAGACATCGAGCTGGATCTGGACTTCTCGGACCGGCTCGTCGACATCATCGACGAGGGCTTCGATGGCGTGGTGCGCGCCGGAGACATCAGCGACTCGCGGCTGATGGCGCGGGTGCTGGGGACGTTCCGGCTCATCCTCGTCGCCTCGCCGGACTATCTCGCGCGCCGCGGCACTCCTCGCAAGCCCGAGGACCTGAAGCAACACGCGTGTCTGCACCACCGCTTCGCCACCACCGGCAAGCTGGAGCGCTGGCCGTTCCGCAAGGGCCGCAAGGAGGTGGAGCTGCCCACCACGGTGGTGGCGAGCACCATCGAGCCGCTCATCTACATGGCCGAGCAGGGCCTGGGCATCACCTGCCTGCCGGACTTCGCCCTGCGCCGTCAGCTCGCGCAGGGCACATTGGTGAAGGTGCTCGACAGCCACCTCCACCACCAGGGCACGTTCCGGATGCTGTGGCCCTCCAGCCGCTACCTGTCCCCCAAGCTGCGGGTGTTCGTGGACTTCATGGCGGCGCACCTGTTCGAGACTTGA
- a CDS encoding DUF1003 domain-containing protein has translation MPADVALLKEVPLFAALDDEERELLAAQLEEVRLSAGEKVFSRGDPGGAIYIVSAGEVQISVEDTTGQVIVFETARRGDFFGELSLLDGDPRSADARAIQDTHALKVDRADLQQLFQRHPSSAMDVLTAIGRRLREADKMLHSRPTMSPNETVEERLTTIQRLADGLSAFSGTFTFMLLHAAWFAVWISINLDFIPGFHAFDPFPFGLLTMVVSLEAIFLSCFVLISQSRQAAKDRIRSDVEYEANIRAGLEVTHLHTKLDHLYAQTMARLDAVERGRSTPAPVPPRTFNG, from the coding sequence ATGCCCGCCGACGTCGCCCTGCTCAAGGAAGTCCCCCTCTTCGCCGCCCTCGACGACGAGGAGCGCGAGCTGCTCGCCGCCCAGCTCGAGGAGGTCCGCCTGTCCGCCGGAGAGAAGGTCTTCTCCCGAGGAGACCCCGGCGGCGCCATCTACATCGTCAGCGCCGGCGAGGTGCAGATATCGGTCGAGGACACCACCGGCCAGGTCATCGTCTTCGAGACCGCCCGCCGCGGTGACTTCTTCGGCGAGCTGTCCCTGCTCGACGGCGACCCTCGCAGCGCCGACGCCCGCGCCATCCAGGACACCCACGCCCTCAAGGTCGACCGCGCCGACCTCCAGCAGCTCTTCCAACGCCACCCCTCCAGCGCCATGGACGTCCTCACCGCCATCGGCCGGCGCCTGCGGGAGGCGGACAAGATGCTCCACAGCCGCCCGACCATGAGCCCCAACGAGACGGTGGAGGAGCGCCTCACCACCATCCAGCGGCTCGCGGACGGCCTGTCCGCCTTCAGCGGCACCTTCACCTTCATGCTCCTGCACGCCGCCTGGTTCGCGGTGTGGATCTCCATCAACCTGGACTTCATCCCCGGGTTCCACGCGTTCGACCCGTTCCCCTTCGGCCTGCTCACCATGGTGGTCAGCCTGGAGGCCATCTTCCTGTCCTGCTTCGTCCTCATCAGCCAGAGCCGCCAGGCCGCCAAGGACCGCATCCGCTCGGACGTCGAGTACGAGGCCAACATCCGCGCCGGCCTGGAGGTGACGCACCTGCACACCAAGCTGGACCACCTCTACGCGCAGACCATGGCCCGCCTGGACGCCGTGGAGCGCGGGCGCTCCACCCCCGCCCCCGTCCCCCCGCGCACCTTCAATGGCTGA
- a CDS encoding DUF1993 domain-containing protein, protein MAMSLYELSVPTFLQTVRAVAGFLDRAARHCAETGADPNDFVNARLFADMAPFHFQVEATWHHSVWGVDALKTGVFAPPPLVGPVPFSDLQAMMGRAEASLEAFTPDEIDRCAGKELDLQIGPRRLAFTSETFILSFSLPNFHFHAVTAYDILRSRGVPIGKRDYEGRLRTRLT, encoded by the coding sequence ATGGCGATGTCACTCTACGAGCTCAGCGTGCCCACCTTCTTGCAGACAGTGAGGGCCGTCGCGGGCTTTCTCGACCGTGCGGCCAGGCACTGCGCGGAGACGGGCGCGGATCCGAACGACTTCGTGAACGCGCGTCTCTTCGCCGACATGGCGCCCTTCCACTTTCAGGTCGAAGCCACATGGCACCATTCCGTGTGGGGGGTGGATGCCCTCAAAACCGGGGTGTTCGCCCCGCCGCCCTTGGTCGGACCGGTCCCGTTCTCCGACCTCCAGGCGATGATGGGCAGAGCGGAGGCCTCGCTGGAGGCGTTCACGCCCGATGAGATCGACCGGTGCGCGGGCAAGGAGTTGGACCTCCAGATCGGGCCGCGGAGGCTCGCCTTCACGTCGGAGACGTTCATCCTCTCGTTCTCCCTGCCGAACTTCCATTTCCACGCCGTCACGGCCTACGACATCCTCCGCTCACGCGGTGTGCCGATCGGCAAGCGTGATTACGAAGGCCGGCTGCGCACTCGACTCACCTGA
- a CDS encoding MFS transporter, with translation MTSSSLPVDATARAEPALPLGGLLALAMAAFITVLTEALPAGLLPRMSVDLGVSESMAGQLVTLYALGTLLTAIPLTAATQGWRRRPLLIGAILGFAVVNTVTAVSSSFAWTLAARFLAGVFAGLLWALVASYAARMVSERQKGRAMAIAMVGIPLALSLGIPAGTFLGAAVGWRVAFGIMSGLTLVLVGWVLACVPDFPGQPEDQRLSLARVFLMPGIRPVLFVTLAFVLAHNVLYTYIAPFLAAEGLAGDVDVVLLVFGVAALASIWGVGVLIDRWLRELVLLSTALFIGVAVVLALSSGLPAAVHVSVAIWGLAYGGVATLFQTASAKTAGEASDVAQSMVVTVWNIAIAGGGLAGGVLLDTLGTRSFPWMLMLLLVPTLLVAWRAREHGFPPVPRR, from the coding sequence ATGACCTCCTCCTCGCTCCCTGTCGACGCCACCGCGCGGGCCGAACCCGCGCTCCCACTCGGAGGGCTCCTCGCGCTGGCGATGGCGGCCTTCATCACCGTCCTCACCGAGGCGCTCCCCGCGGGGCTGTTGCCGCGGATGAGCGTGGACCTCGGCGTGTCGGAATCCATGGCCGGACAGCTCGTCACGTTGTACGCGCTCGGCACGCTGCTGACGGCAATTCCCCTCACGGCGGCGACGCAGGGCTGGCGTCGCAGGCCGCTGCTCATCGGCGCCATCCTGGGCTTCGCCGTCGTCAACACCGTCACGGCCGTGTCCTCCAGCTTCGCGTGGACGCTCGCGGCGCGCTTCCTGGCGGGGGTGTTCGCGGGGCTGCTCTGGGCGCTCGTCGCCAGCTACGCGGCGCGCATGGTGTCCGAGCGACAGAAGGGCCGGGCGATGGCCATCGCGATGGTGGGCATCCCGCTCGCGCTGTCCCTGGGGATTCCGGCGGGCACGTTCCTGGGCGCGGCCGTCGGCTGGCGCGTCGCCTTCGGCATCATGAGCGGCCTGACGCTGGTGCTGGTGGGCTGGGTGCTCGCGTGTGTGCCGGACTTCCCCGGGCAGCCCGAGGACCAGCGCCTGTCGCTGGCCCGCGTGTTCCTGATGCCCGGCATCCGCCCCGTGCTGTTCGTCACGCTGGCGTTCGTGCTCGCGCACAACGTGCTCTACACGTACATCGCCCCGTTCCTCGCAGCCGAGGGCCTGGCGGGGGACGTCGACGTGGTGCTGCTCGTCTTCGGCGTGGCGGCGCTCGCCTCCATCTGGGGCGTGGGTGTGCTCATCGACCGGTGGCTGCGGGAGCTGGTGCTGCTGAGCACGGCGCTCTTCATCGGCGTGGCGGTGGTGCTGGCGCTGTCGAGCGGGCTCCCCGCCGCGGTCCACGTGAGCGTCGCCATCTGGGGGCTGGCCTACGGCGGCGTGGCCACGCTCTTCCAGACGGCCTCGGCGAAGACGGCCGGGGAGGCGTCCGATGTGGCGCAGTCCATGGTCGTCACGGTGTGGAACATCGCCATCGCGGGAGGAGGGCTCGCGGGCGGCGTGCTGCTCGACACGCTGGGGACGCGCTCGTTCCCGTGGATGCTGATGCTCCTCCTGGTGCCCACGCTGCTCGTGGCCTGGAGGGCGCGGGAGCACGGCTTCCCGCCCGTGCCCCGGCGCTGA
- the nth gene encoding endonuclease III, whose protein sequence is MNPAEKATLLLERLREQHPDARYELDWSTPFELLVATILAAQCTDERVNRVTATVFPKYPGPQAFADADTAQLEEDLKPTGFYKQKTQSVQAMSRALLEQFGGEVPRTVEALVKLPGVARKTANVVLNTAFDIPSGIIVDTHVARVSQRLGLTKHDKPEAIEQDLMKLVPQDTWTFFGPATVLHGRYTCTAKNPRCETCIVKDICPRIGV, encoded by the coding sequence ATGAACCCCGCCGAGAAAGCCACCCTCCTCCTCGAGCGCCTGCGCGAGCAGCACCCCGACGCACGCTACGAGCTTGACTGGTCCACCCCCTTCGAGCTGCTGGTCGCCACCATCCTCGCGGCCCAATGCACCGACGAGCGCGTCAACCGCGTCACCGCCACCGTCTTCCCCAAGTACCCCGGCCCCCAGGCCTTCGCCGACGCGGACACCGCCCAGTTGGAGGAGGACCTCAAGCCCACCGGCTTCTACAAGCAGAAGACCCAATCCGTGCAGGCCATGAGCCGGGCCCTCCTGGAGCAGTTCGGCGGCGAGGTGCCCCGCACCGTGGAGGCGCTGGTGAAGCTGCCCGGCGTGGCCCGGAAGACGGCCAACGTGGTGCTCAACACCGCGTTCGACATCCCCTCCGGCATCATCGTCGACACCCACGTCGCCCGCGTCAGCCAGCGCCTGGGCCTGACGAAGCACGACAAGCCCGAGGCCATCGAGCAGGACCTGATGAAGCTCGTCCCCCAGGACACCTGGACCTTCTTCGGCCCCGCCACCGTCCTGCACGGCCGCTACACCTGCACCGCCAAGAATCCCAGATGTGAGACGTGCATCGTGAAGGACATCTGCCCACGCATCGGCGTATAG
- a CDS encoding serpin family protein has protein sequence MSLKACMFAVVWGLAGCHSDAQSPAEREPPPPGTLVTSEKDRVKSPSVSDTDFAALVSGNTDFGVALYRRVTEPGKNAAVSPLSVTRAFSLVYAGARGDTQSQMARVLGFTLPAEHLHPALNRLDLALQEQVGQAHGDEGPAPTFRAVNALWGQQGYRFEPSYLDVLAEHHGAGLRSVDFTVDPDGVCRAINDWVSGVTADRIQDLIPQGEVRADTRLVLANALYFKGAWRTPFQAQATSPKTFHGLTGGTTQVPMMHTSWSFPFTHGEGYDAIALPYVGRAFRMLVIVPDAGRFQEVEQRLSAAFLDSVRANLSEQPMLLRFPRFEVKQSAALVDALRSLGMEDAFSDRADLSGITRQEQLMLSGAQHQAFVAVDEAGTEAAAATAIEGVPASLPPEVHVDRPFVFVIEEVATKSVLFLGRVVSP, from the coding sequence ATGTCCCTGAAAGCTTGCATGTTCGCGGTGGTGTGGGGATTGGCGGGCTGCCATTCCGACGCGCAATCCCCCGCCGAGCGGGAGCCTCCTCCGCCGGGGACGCTCGTCACATCGGAGAAGGACCGGGTGAAGTCGCCCTCCGTCTCCGACACGGACTTCGCCGCGCTGGTCTCCGGTAACACCGACTTCGGCGTGGCGCTCTACCGTCGGGTCACCGAGCCTGGAAAGAACGCCGCGGTGTCTCCCCTCAGCGTCACACGGGCCTTCAGCCTGGTGTACGCCGGAGCACGCGGCGACACCCAGTCGCAGATGGCACGGGTGCTGGGCTTCACGCTGCCCGCGGAGCACTTGCACCCGGCGCTCAATCGGCTGGACCTGGCGCTCCAGGAGCAGGTGGGGCAGGCCCATGGCGACGAGGGGCCGGCGCCGACGTTCCGCGCGGTGAATGCCCTCTGGGGACAGCAGGGCTATCGCTTCGAGCCCTCCTACCTGGACGTGCTCGCCGAGCACCACGGCGCGGGCTTGCGCTCGGTGGACTTCACAGTGGACCCGGACGGCGTATGCCGCGCCATCAACGACTGGGTCTCCGGCGTGACGGCTGACCGCATCCAGGACCTGATCCCCCAGGGGGAGGTGCGCGCCGACACGCGATTGGTCCTGGCCAATGCCCTCTACTTCAAGGGGGCCTGGCGTACGCCGTTCCAGGCCCAGGCCACGAGCCCGAAGACCTTCCATGGCCTGACGGGTGGCACGACGCAGGTCCCGATGATGCACACCTCGTGGTCGTTCCCCTTCACGCATGGAGAGGGCTATGACGCCATCGCGCTTCCCTATGTGGGCCGCGCCTTTCGGATGCTCGTCATCGTCCCCGACGCGGGTCGCTTCCAGGAGGTGGAGCAGCGTTTGTCCGCCGCGTTCCTGGACTCCGTGCGCGCGAACCTGAGCGAGCAGCCGATGCTGCTGCGCTTTCCTCGCTTCGAGGTGAAGCAGTCGGCCGCCCTGGTGGATGCGCTGCGCTCCCTGGGAATGGAGGATGCCTTCTCCGACCGCGCGGACCTGTCTGGCATCACCCGCCAGGAGCAGCTGATGCTCAGTGGCGCGCAACATCAGGCCTTCGTCGCCGTGGACGAGGCGGGCACCGAGGCCGCTGCCGCGACCGCCATCGAGGGCGTGCCCGCGTCGCTTCCTCCCGAAGTCCACGTGGACCGCCCGTTCGTGTTCGTCATTGAGGAGGTGGCGACGAAGAGCGTGCTCTTCCTGGGGCGGGTCGTGAGCCCCTGA
- the xdhC gene encoding xanthine dehydrogenase accessory protein XdhC — translation MWDWVRQLGEWAREGAPFAVATVTTCQGSTPAEPGAKLLVRGDGVFHGTVGGGHLEQLVLADARACLERGESRSYRYPLGAKLGQCCGGVVDVFVEPVNHGPRLYLFGAGHVGQAVCRILEGTPFRVHLVDERPEWLQGERIPPSVTRHDEPWEDFFAQAAWDAKRTYVAVMTHRHDLDQDIVAAAMEKPARYLGLIGSKTKWARFRQRLEARGVPASLLSRVQCPMGLELGGKSPQEVAVSIAAGLLQLHHQPFVETRPESSVSEPPRLRGVSSGE, via the coding sequence ATGTGGGATTGGGTCCGCCAGTTGGGCGAGTGGGCGCGCGAGGGTGCGCCGTTCGCCGTGGCCACCGTCACAACCTGTCAGGGAAGCACCCCCGCCGAGCCCGGCGCGAAGCTGCTGGTGCGCGGCGACGGCGTGTTCCACGGCACCGTGGGCGGCGGACACCTGGAGCAGCTGGTGCTCGCCGACGCCCGGGCGTGTCTGGAGCGCGGCGAGTCCCGCTCGTACCGCTATCCCCTGGGCGCGAAGCTCGGCCAGTGCTGTGGAGGCGTGGTGGATGTCTTCGTGGAGCCCGTCAACCACGGGCCTCGGCTGTACCTCTTCGGCGCCGGCCATGTGGGCCAGGCGGTGTGCCGCATCCTCGAGGGCACCCCCTTCCGCGTGCACCTGGTGGACGAGCGCCCCGAGTGGCTCCAGGGCGAGCGCATCCCACCGTCCGTGACGCGCCACGACGAGCCTTGGGAGGACTTCTTCGCCCAGGCCGCCTGGGACGCGAAGCGCACCTATGTCGCGGTGATGACGCACCGGCATGATCTGGACCAGGACATCGTCGCCGCCGCGATGGAGAAGCCCGCGCGCTACCTGGGCCTCATCGGCAGCAAGACGAAGTGGGCCCGGTTCCGTCAGCGCCTGGAGGCGCGCGGCGTGCCCGCGAGCCTGTTGAGCCGGGTGCAGTGCCCCATGGGGTTGGAGCTGGGCGGCAAGTCGCCCCAGGAGGTCGCGGTGAGCATCGCCGCGGGCCTGCTCCAGCTCCACCACCAGCCTTTCGTCGAAACCCGCCCCGAGTCATCCGTCTCGGAGCCGCCCCGCCTGCGCGGGGTTTCGTCTGGAGAATGA